The following are from one region of the Sandaracinus amylolyticus genome:
- a CDS encoding HD domain-containing protein produces the protein MSARADRIVDTVLGLDTLADLPRTGWLLRGVRPCESIADHSYGVALVVMLLVDALREEGVSVDGERALRMALVHDAPEARTGDVPMPSKTVALDAALHELEASLVERLLPPAQREDWRVMEEGQSLEARIVKAADKIQMMIKALSYGHQQRGHLVEFWAHPKNFDDRGIAVAREVFEAICARAGKEIPR, from the coding sequence ATGAGCGCGCGTGCGGATCGGATCGTGGACACGGTGCTCGGCCTCGACACGCTGGCCGATCTTCCTCGGACGGGATGGCTGCTGCGCGGTGTGCGCCCGTGCGAGTCGATCGCCGATCACTCGTACGGGGTCGCGCTCGTCGTGATGCTTCTGGTCGACGCGCTGCGCGAAGAGGGCGTGAGCGTCGACGGCGAGCGCGCGCTGCGCATGGCGCTGGTGCACGACGCGCCCGAGGCGCGCACCGGAGACGTGCCGATGCCGAGCAAGACCGTCGCGCTCGATGCGGCCCTGCACGAGCTCGAGGCCTCGCTGGTCGAGCGGCTGCTCCCGCCCGCGCAGCGCGAGGACTGGCGCGTCATGGAGGAGGGCCAGTCGCTCGAGGCGCGGATCGTGAAAGCCGCCGACAAGATCCAGATGATGATCAAGGCGCTCTCCTACGGGCACCAGCAGCGCGGCCACCTCGTCGAGTTCTGGGCGCACCCGAAGAACTTCGACGATCGCGGGATCGCCGTCGCGCGCGAGGTGTTCGAGGCGATCTGTGCGCGCGCAGGCAAGGAGATCCCGCGATGA
- a CDS encoding peptidoglycan-binding domain-containing protein has translation MSERVRSRRPLLALGCLLGLVACGDVEVVNAPAEAPPRSEGQGAAPGEGESGGGEPEVVDARPPPMHQPIPLWENGRPGEMVDAATAREHGYVVVDLGEEWTPYLFTTRGNAAEPETPNAYRATYLALARGEFPNDHHGERARSDKYLELYGIMPTLGLLRQRMRHTSSLECMASLDLEPLRTFEGFIAYENRDSGRNFARTVRVLENQVGEIVRNQRVESPDAIDAARLSDRDARRYAEWQRTMPRFRAIRAAQQRLECEGYFEGKGEYVSGGLDWPTHEALAEFERRHRIYGWGFLGRETLDMLRRSPLEGDQEAVVRVLTERAMHAAGVIEDGSIGERQFRGEDGAQHEVPNLEGQIRSNVIEAFGLQSAESTLAFLEQLGELAPEAEHLVAIRAPQLPEYYDGNMDLSVEIDRGDVWYEFPYDDAGQERAQPAERRPRLTIFTTYRGQRIPLSRIGTTIGGWRSEQIEGRTWWKYKNSPPGPVIWHQIVAAPVWLPPESTPHRELLSRVPRGRGAEAYRVNYHEVGPSYASAYGLVAAYHIRYREDEGGALRFGPDEGIRTHGSVDYMSIMRRHSHGCHRLHNHMAVRLMSFVLAHRPHVRVGQQALGFRRELEHEGHTYQMALDRGGYVFQLAQPIHVEVLEGRVRGERETPIEFPLPRWDSTYGAYMLPDGGAVAISRSGGMRAVPVPVPDGGVPMIVTPAFDGGVRPTMPVVPVLPSAPVTPTAIAPR, from the coding sequence ATGTCGGAAAGGGTCCGGTCGCGACGGCCGTTGCTCGCGCTGGGATGCCTCCTGGGGCTCGTCGCGTGCGGCGACGTCGAGGTCGTCAACGCGCCGGCCGAGGCGCCTCCCCGATCCGAAGGCCAGGGCGCTGCACCGGGCGAGGGCGAGTCGGGCGGGGGTGAGCCCGAGGTCGTCGACGCGCGTCCGCCGCCGATGCACCAGCCCATCCCACTGTGGGAGAACGGCCGACCCGGCGAGATGGTCGACGCGGCGACCGCGCGCGAGCACGGCTACGTCGTCGTCGACCTCGGCGAGGAGTGGACGCCCTACCTCTTCACGACGCGCGGCAACGCCGCGGAGCCCGAGACGCCGAACGCGTACCGCGCGACCTACCTCGCGCTCGCGCGCGGCGAATTCCCCAACGATCACCACGGCGAGCGCGCCCGCAGCGACAAGTACCTCGAGCTCTACGGCATCATGCCGACGCTCGGCCTGCTGCGTCAGCGCATGCGTCACACGAGCTCGCTCGAGTGCATGGCGTCGCTCGACCTCGAGCCGCTGCGCACGTTCGAGGGCTTCATCGCGTACGAGAACCGCGACTCGGGCCGCAACTTCGCGCGCACGGTCCGCGTCCTCGAGAACCAGGTCGGCGAGATCGTGCGCAACCAGCGCGTCGAGTCGCCGGACGCGATCGACGCGGCGCGCCTCTCCGATCGCGATGCGCGCCGCTACGCGGAGTGGCAGCGCACGATGCCGCGCTTCCGCGCGATCCGCGCGGCGCAGCAGCGCCTCGAGTGCGAGGGCTACTTCGAGGGCAAGGGCGAGTACGTGTCGGGCGGGCTCGACTGGCCGACGCACGAGGCGCTCGCCGAGTTCGAGCGACGCCATCGCATCTACGGCTGGGGCTTCCTCGGGCGCGAGACGCTCGACATGCTGCGCCGCTCGCCGCTCGAGGGCGATCAGGAAGCCGTCGTGCGCGTGCTCACCGAGCGCGCGATGCACGCGGCCGGCGTCATCGAGGACGGCTCGATCGGCGAGCGACAGTTCCGCGGCGAGGACGGCGCGCAGCACGAGGTGCCGAACCTCGAGGGGCAGATCCGCTCCAACGTGATCGAGGCGTTCGGCCTGCAGAGCGCGGAGTCGACGCTCGCGTTCCTCGAGCAGCTCGGGGAGCTCGCGCCGGAGGCGGAGCACCTCGTCGCGATCCGCGCGCCGCAGCTGCCCGAGTACTACGACGGCAACATGGACCTCTCGGTCGAGATCGACCGAGGCGACGTCTGGTACGAGTTCCCCTACGACGACGCGGGCCAGGAGCGCGCGCAGCCCGCCGAGCGCCGCCCGCGCCTGACGATCTTCACGACGTACCGCGGCCAGCGGATCCCGCTCTCGCGCATCGGCACCACGATCGGCGGCTGGCGCAGCGAGCAGATCGAGGGCCGCACCTGGTGGAAGTACAAGAACTCGCCGCCGGGCCCGGTGATCTGGCACCAGATCGTCGCCGCGCCGGTGTGGCTGCCGCCCGAGTCGACGCCGCACCGCGAGCTGCTCTCGCGCGTGCCGCGCGGCCGCGGCGCCGAGGCCTACCGCGTGAACTACCACGAGGTCGGGCCGAGCTACGCGTCGGCGTACGGGCTCGTCGCCGCCTATCACATCCGCTATCGCGAGGACGAAGGCGGCGCGCTGCGCTTCGGGCCCGACGAAGGGATCCGCACGCACGGCTCGGTCGACTACATGTCGATCATGCGGCGGCACTCGCACGGCTGTCACCGGCTGCACAACCACATGGCGGTGCGCCTCATGAGCTTCGTGCTCGCGCACCGGCCGCACGTGCGCGTGGGCCAGCAGGCGCTCGGCTTCCGCCGCGAGCTCGAGCACGAGGGGCACACCTATCAGATGGCGCTCGATCGCGGCGGCTACGTGTTCCAGCTCGCGCAGCCGATCCACGTCGAGGTGCTCGAGGGCCGCGTGCGCGGCGAGCGCGAGACGCCGATCGAGTTCCCGCTGCCGCGCTGGGACTCGACCTACGGCGCGTACATGCTGCCCGACGGCGGCGCGGTCGCGATCTCGCGCAGCGGCGGGATGCGCGCGGTGCCGGTGCCGGTGCCCGACGGCGGCGTGCCGATGATCGTCACGCCGGCGTTCGACGGCGGCGTGCGCCCGACGATGCCCGTCGTGCCGGTCCTGCCGAGCGCGCCGGTCACGCCGACCGCGATCGCACCTCGCTGA
- a CDS encoding GNAT family N-acetyltransferase, whose amino-acid sequence MSTTHPREAFRIEPVTHDERDDAVRLLVAQLREHHIDTPEELVRVAVDGALGVPSRGRLLLVHDDEKAIGVAYLSFVWALEHGGHAAWLEELYVVPERRNDGVGTALLHAAMGVARVEGCVALDLEVEASRARVTSLYRREGFTQHARTRWVKKL is encoded by the coding sequence ATGAGCACCACGCACCCGCGTGAGGCGTTTCGCATCGAGCCGGTCACGCACGACGAGCGAGACGACGCGGTGCGCCTGCTCGTGGCCCAGCTGCGCGAGCACCACATCGACACGCCGGAGGAGCTCGTGCGCGTCGCGGTCGACGGTGCGCTGGGCGTGCCCTCGCGCGGTCGCCTCTTGCTGGTGCACGACGACGAGAAGGCGATCGGCGTCGCGTACCTCTCGTTCGTGTGGGCGCTCGAGCACGGCGGTCACGCCGCGTGGCTCGAGGAGCTCTACGTCGTGCCCGAGCGACGCAACGACGGAGTGGGCACCGCGCTGCTCCACGCCGCGATGGGCGTCGCGCGCGTCGAGGGATGCGTGGCGCTCGACCTCGAGGTCGAGGCATCCCGGGCGCGCGTGACGAGCCTGTATCGCCGCGAGGGCTTCACCCAGCACGCCCGCACGCGCTGGGTGAAGAAGCTCTGA